A portion of the Bdellovibrionales bacterium genome contains these proteins:
- a CDS encoding NUDIX hydrolase: MNPTSTIGVGCLLIESGRVLLVKPNYGKAKNHWILPGGFVENGESLSVAALRELREETNQLGELVTPFCVRYRRDPSDVYWVFRVQRVDDSPIVVQSEELLDVQFLSIEFSINSEEVRPMTQYFIKSSLLANPRLNNLPTEYQDNNFVYFFTGGN; the protein is encoded by the coding sequence ATGAATCCCACTTCAACAATAGGTGTAGGATGTTTGCTTATCGAGAGCGGACGGGTCCTATTGGTCAAACCGAACTATGGGAAGGCCAAGAACCACTGGATTTTGCCCGGCGGTTTTGTAGAAAACGGAGAATCACTTTCTGTTGCAGCCTTGCGTGAACTTAGGGAGGAAACAAATCAACTGGGTGAGCTTGTGACTCCTTTCTGTGTCCGTTATCGTCGCGATCCGTCCGATGTCTACTGGGTATTTCGGGTGCAACGGGTAGATGACTCGCCGATTGTTGTTCAATCTGAAGAGTTGTTGGACGTGCAATTTCTATCGATCGAATTTTCAATTAATTCTGAGGAAGTTCGACCCATGACCCAATACTTTATTAAGTCCTCACTATTAGCAAATCCGAGATTGAACAATTTGCCAACAGAGTACCAAGATAATAATTTCGTCTATTTTTTCACCGGAGGAAATTGA
- a CDS encoding deoxyribodipyrimidine photo-lyase → MNHDLSIVWLRRDLRLEDHEALTRACSESNRIVVVFVFDTHILGKLKSKSDPRVSFIYESIREIDNQLKKLGSRLIVRTGDPVIEIPKIAKKMKANAVFFNEDYEPYAKRRDNAVLRSLKRENIKGLSFKDHVIFSGPELNKSDGSPYKMYTPYKNAWLKKLTSKDYLPKKRDKGAYLASGSISSVLDFPSLEDLGFENSSILVRSQRAGRRNGLGCLKKWAAGLPEYHKTRDFPGLSRGTSGLSMHLRFGTISIRECVRLCFKSPNRGTSIWLSELIWRDFYQMILDRYPYVVQGSFKKDCDGIAWEGSQANFEAWCQGRTGFPIVDAGMRQLNQTGWMHNRLRMIAASFLVKDLLVDWRKGEAYFAEKLLDFDLAANNGGWQWCASTGCDAQPYFRIFNPVLQSKKIDPECKYIKRWVPELKSLSSSEIHLLSLEAPQKAIKSIKIGRDYPEPIVFHSQQKMHFLRMYNRGLI, encoded by the coding sequence ATGAACCATGATTTGAGTATTGTTTGGCTCAGACGTGATCTTCGATTAGAGGATCATGAGGCGTTGACCAGGGCTTGTTCTGAATCCAATCGAATTGTCGTGGTTTTTGTTTTTGATACCCATATTTTGGGCAAGTTAAAATCAAAATCAGATCCAAGGGTTTCTTTCATTTACGAATCAATCCGAGAAATTGACAATCAACTAAAGAAATTGGGATCTCGCTTAATTGTTCGAACTGGAGACCCAGTGATTGAGATCCCTAAAATAGCAAAAAAAATGAAAGCCAATGCTGTGTTTTTTAATGAAGACTATGAGCCGTACGCAAAACGACGTGACAATGCAGTTCTTAGATCATTGAAAAGGGAGAATATCAAGGGCTTGTCTTTTAAAGACCATGTTATATTTTCTGGACCTGAACTGAATAAATCGGATGGCAGCCCTTACAAGATGTACACTCCCTATAAGAACGCCTGGCTCAAGAAGTTAACTTCAAAAGATTATCTTCCAAAAAAGAGGGATAAAGGGGCATATCTAGCCTCCGGAAGTATTTCATCTGTTCTAGATTTTCCAAGCCTCGAGGATCTCGGATTTGAGAATTCATCGATTTTAGTTCGTTCCCAGAGAGCAGGCAGAAGAAATGGGCTTGGGTGTTTAAAAAAGTGGGCCGCTGGCTTGCCTGAGTATCACAAAACCCGCGACTTTCCGGGATTGAGTCGAGGTACATCAGGATTGTCTATGCACCTTAGGTTTGGGACCATTTCAATTCGAGAATGTGTCCGCCTATGTTTTAAAAGCCCCAATCGGGGGACGTCGATTTGGTTGTCGGAGTTAATATGGCGCGATTTCTATCAAATGATTCTTGATCGCTATCCGTATGTTGTTCAGGGCTCATTCAAGAAGGATTGTGACGGAATCGCTTGGGAGGGAAGTCAGGCCAATTTTGAAGCTTGGTGTCAAGGCCGAACGGGCTTTCCGATTGTCGATGCGGGGATGAGGCAGTTGAATCAGACGGGATGGATGCACAATCGATTGAGAATGATTGCCGCCTCATTTTTAGTTAAGGACTTACTCGTGGACTGGAGGAAGGGTGAAGCTTATTTTGCCGAAAAACTTTTGGATTTTGATTTAGCTGCAAATAACGGTGGCTGGCAGTGGTGTGCTTCGACAGGCTGTGATGCCCAACCTTACTTTCGGATATTCAATCCAGTTCTCCAATCGAAAAAAATTGATCCTGAATGTAAGTATATAAAAAGATGGGTGCCAGAGCTCAAATCCCTTTCTTCTTCAGAAATTCATTTGTTGTCTTTAGAGGCGCCACAAAAGGCAATCAAATCCATAAAAATTGGGAGAGACTATCCTGAGCCGATTGTATTTCACTCGCAGCAAAAGATGCATTTTCTTCGTATGTACAATCGGGGTTTAATATGA
- a CDS encoding MerR family transcriptional regulator — MRNTGETYKIRQVIDLTGVSEFLLRAWEDRYAAIKPARSKTGRRLYSQNDVLKVRALFSLTQMGHRVGDIAQLGLNELNQMLNQDLGNGNLENPNLSPFVKEIMTQAKQFAWQDVRKLILGNHKMWTQQKGKTRSLNWIHSLIVPLLSEIGRQTDAGHLSIAEEHILSAIIKESLSFQFDKRPPNKKRPRIVFATPEGDYHDMGIAIGAYVANSLGANTLFLGAHMPKTELAAVCVRYKTTHLVLSSTSDKIDGAKDQYLKYLNFLDRNLNTKISIWLAGRNSQKYEPSLKRPFRIIESFEVFETEVRKAVRLSETLRQ; from the coding sequence ATGAGAAATACTGGGGAAACATATAAAATACGACAAGTCATTGATCTAACCGGAGTGAGTGAGTTTTTACTGCGCGCCTGGGAGGATCGCTACGCGGCCATTAAACCGGCACGATCTAAAACAGGACGTCGCCTCTATAGTCAAAATGATGTTCTAAAAGTACGGGCTCTGTTCTCGCTGACCCAGATGGGACATCGAGTGGGAGACATCGCTCAATTGGGCTTGAATGAACTCAATCAGATGCTTAATCAAGACCTTGGGAATGGAAATCTTGAGAATCCAAATCTGAGCCCTTTCGTAAAAGAAATAATGACACAGGCCAAGCAATTTGCCTGGCAAGATGTACGCAAGCTCATTTTGGGGAATCATAAAATGTGGACACAGCAAAAGGGAAAGACTAGATCCCTGAATTGGATTCACAGCTTGATTGTACCTCTTCTCTCTGAGATAGGCCGACAGACTGATGCCGGTCACCTCTCTATTGCCGAAGAGCATATTTTGTCTGCTATCATCAAAGAAAGCTTGAGCTTTCAATTTGATAAAAGACCGCCAAATAAGAAAAGACCGCGCATCGTTTTCGCCACTCCTGAGGGAGATTATCATGACATGGGAATTGCAATTGGGGCTTACGTCGCAAATAGCCTGGGTGCTAACACTCTTTTTCTTGGGGCACACATGCCAAAAACTGAGCTCGCAGCGGTCTGTGTTCGATATAAGACCACTCATTTGGTTCTCAGTTCCACTTCCGACAAAATAGATGGGGCAAAGGATCAGTATCTCAAATACTTAAATTTTTTAGATCGCAATTTGAATACTAAAATTTCGATTTGGCTAGCCGGAAGAAATTCTCAGAAATATGAACCTTCATTAAAACGACCGTTTCGGATCATTGAGTCTTTCGAAGTATTCGAAACAGAAGTTAGAAAAGCGGTTCGTCTGTCGGAGACTCTCAGGCAGTAG
- a CDS encoding zinc ABC transporter substrate-binding protein yields the protein MKQIFLVIVLLFFSAPLAFAKLNVVTTITDLRAVAEEVGGEHIFVESIAKGTQDPHFIEAKPSFMIKVSRADLLVSVGLDLEVGWLPSLMQGARNPKIAKGQKGFLEVGSLVQPIEVTTGKISRAAGDVHPLGNPHVTLDPQRLGDIAVIISERLGELDPGNAAQYQKNAKSLKSRLIKKTVDWQARIERSGIKKIVSYHKTLSYFFDRFQISNEAILEPKPGLPPTSGHILNVIDLMKNKKISLILVENYFDPTVTNKIVNELPSVRTETVAVAVDGSPQVKTIDDLFEKLVASIEGKN from the coding sequence GTGAAACAGATCTTTTTGGTTATTGTTCTTTTATTTTTTTCTGCCCCTTTGGCTTTTGCAAAATTGAATGTGGTCACAACCATCACTGACTTACGAGCGGTCGCTGAAGAAGTTGGCGGAGAACATATTTTTGTTGAAAGTATCGCAAAGGGCACTCAAGATCCCCACTTTATCGAAGCAAAGCCTTCCTTTATGATTAAAGTGAGCCGGGCAGATCTCTTGGTTTCTGTGGGGCTCGATTTGGAAGTGGGCTGGCTGCCCAGTCTCATGCAAGGGGCACGAAATCCAAAAATAGCGAAGGGTCAAAAGGGATTCCTTGAGGTCGGTTCACTCGTTCAACCGATCGAAGTCACCACTGGTAAAATCTCACGCGCTGCGGGTGACGTCCACCCACTGGGCAATCCACATGTCACTCTCGACCCACAGAGGCTTGGAGATATTGCAGTTATTATTTCCGAAAGACTTGGTGAACTCGATCCCGGGAACGCTGCTCAATATCAAAAAAACGCAAAGTCCTTGAAATCGCGTTTAATAAAGAAAACGGTAGACTGGCAGGCTCGAATCGAGAGGTCTGGAATTAAAAAAATTGTGTCGTATCACAAAACCTTATCCTATTTCTTTGATCGATTTCAAATCTCGAACGAAGCAATACTTGAACCTAAACCAGGCCTTCCACCCACCTCTGGTCACATTCTGAATGTGATAGATCTGATGAAAAACAAGAAAATATCACTTATCTTGGTCGAAAACTATTTTGACCCTACCGTAACTAACAAGATTGTGAATGAACTTCCAAGTGTCAGAACAGAAACTGTGGCCGTTGCCGTCGATGGATCACCTCAAGTGAAAACGATTGATGATCTGTTTGAGAAATTAGTTGCGTCCATCGAGGGAAAAAATTAG
- a CDS encoding metal ABC transporter permease yields the protein MQHDWIQVFHFLAAPFAMCLILAGIHCYLGLHVLARGVIFVDLSLAQVAAFGATLAIYFGFEHHSPATYLTSLGCTFCAAALFAMARKHEKLFSQEAIIGIVYALASAAVVLVVDKIAHGAEHIKDLLVGQVLWVTWTDVLKTGLIYLGVSMVHYIFRHQLLAASFHGSTNNSGFWDFLFYALFGVVITSSVSVAGVLQVFAYLIVPSVVGTLFFKTIRARLLFGWTLGFALSFSCLWLSYIWDLPAGAFIVVCFSSLPILLLMGKVMHRLKASVQEQPSV from the coding sequence ATGCAGCACGATTGGATCCAAGTATTTCACTTTTTAGCGGCACCATTTGCCATGTGTCTCATTCTTGCTGGGATTCATTGCTACCTAGGCCTTCACGTTTTAGCTAGAGGTGTTATATTTGTTGATTTAAGTTTAGCGCAGGTCGCTGCCTTTGGCGCAACTCTAGCTATTTATTTTGGATTCGAGCATCACTCGCCTGCTACCTACCTGACTTCTCTCGGCTGCACGTTTTGTGCAGCCGCATTGTTTGCAATGGCTCGAAAACATGAAAAGCTTTTCTCGCAAGAAGCCATCATTGGGATCGTGTATGCCCTGGCTTCTGCTGCGGTCGTTCTTGTCGTCGACAAAATTGCACATGGTGCTGAACACATCAAAGATCTCCTGGTCGGGCAAGTTCTTTGGGTAACCTGGACAGATGTGCTTAAGACGGGACTCATCTATCTGGGCGTTTCGATGGTTCACTATATTTTTCGTCACCAACTTTTGGCAGCTTCGTTTCATGGTTCCACCAATAATTCAGGTTTTTGGGATTTCTTGTTTTATGCCCTTTTTGGTGTCGTTATCACTTCTTCCGTAAGCGTGGCCGGCGTGCTACAGGTCTTTGCTTATCTGATTGTTCCATCTGTCGTCGGAACTCTTTTCTTCAAAACCATACGTGCACGACTTCTATTTGGGTGGACCCTGGGATTTGCCCTGAGCTTTTCATGCCTGTGGCTCAGTTACATCTGGGATCTACCTGCCGGCGCGTTTATTGTTGTCTGTTTTTCGTCATTGCCCATTCTGTTGCTTATGGGCAAAGTCATGCATCGCTTGAAGGCCTCGGTTCAGGAACAGCCATCCGTGTAG
- a CDS encoding DUF1304 domain-containing protein, with protein MKVEWISFFLFGIAALIHIGFFFFEAILFQRDGFHKKLGISEADHQIQKIWAFNQGFYNLYLSVGTLLGLYFVMQKQIMLAGVLTSFCGVSMVVSGCVLWFSVPRLRMAALLQAIPPLLGFFFLSFHIIK; from the coding sequence ATGAAAGTGGAATGGATCAGTTTTTTTCTTTTTGGTATCGCGGCCCTCATTCATATTGGTTTCTTTTTCTTCGAGGCAATCCTCTTTCAGCGTGATGGATTCCATAAAAAATTGGGTATTTCTGAAGCCGACCATCAAATTCAGAAAATTTGGGCCTTTAATCAGGGTTTTTATAATTTGTATCTCAGTGTGGGTACACTATTGGGACTCTATTTTGTTATGCAAAAGCAAATCATGCTTGCAGGTGTTTTAACGAGTTTTTGTGGTGTATCCATGGTAGTTTCTGGATGTGTGCTTTGGTTTTCTGTCCCCCGGTTGCGTATGGCTGCATTGCTGCAGGCGATACCTCCCTTACTTGGATTTTTCTTTCTCTCCTTTCACATTATTAAATAG
- a CDS encoding SDR family oxidoreductase: MRDEKLVVLVTGCSSGIGFALAQELYKLNSFRVVVTARPSSVHRLIQAFTENENFIIRELDVRSERSREAIISDIYRKWKSIDVIVNNAGISYRSVMEHMDATSELHQIETNYIGPIDLIRRIIPSMREKGFGRIINVSSVSGFIAMPTMASYTASKHALEGASESLWHELKPFGIRVSLVQPGFVNSESYKKVYLTKTATLSQELEGPYSDYYHHMAPFIEKLMLLSQRTPRDIAKKIIGLILKRHPRLFIPATPDALLFGCLKKLIPRRVFHLLMFWLLPNSKQWATNHQSLSKTPLLAFPPASKS; encoded by the coding sequence ATGAGAGATGAAAAATTGGTCGTCTTAGTGACTGGATGCAGCTCAGGAATAGGATTCGCCCTTGCTCAAGAACTCTATAAATTAAATTCATTTCGAGTGGTTGTCACCGCGCGCCCTTCCTCAGTGCATCGCTTAATTCAGGCATTTACAGAAAATGAAAATTTTATCATAAGGGAGTTAGACGTTAGATCTGAAAGAAGTCGCGAAGCCATCATTTCCGACATTTATAGGAAATGGAAGTCAATTGACGTGATTGTCAACAACGCGGGAATCTCCTACCGCTCAGTCATGGAACACATGGATGCGACATCTGAACTCCACCAAATAGAAACGAACTACATTGGACCGATAGACCTTATCCGTCGCATCATCCCTTCAATGAGAGAAAAGGGTTTTGGACGAATCATTAATGTTTCTTCTGTCAGCGGATTCATCGCGATGCCAACAATGGCCTCCTACACAGCCTCTAAACATGCTCTTGAAGGAGCCTCAGAATCTCTCTGGCACGAACTGAAGCCATTTGGAATACGCGTCAGCCTCGTCCAGCCAGGCTTCGTGAATTCAGAGTCCTACAAAAAAGTATACCTCACAAAAACGGCGACCTTGAGCCAAGAACTCGAGGGTCCGTACTCCGACTATTATCATCACATGGCGCCTTTTATTGAAAAACTCATGCTCCTTTCTCAGAGGACTCCGAGAGATATCGCAAAGAAAATTATAGGACTCATCCTGAAAAGACATCCGCGCCTCTTCATCCCCGCGACTCCCGACGCACTACTTTTTGGATGTCTAAAAAAACTTATTCCACGACGTGTTTTTCATTTGCTGATGTTTTGGCTACTGCCCAATTCAAAGCAATGGGCTACGAATCATCAGTCGCTCTCCAAGACCCCTCTGCTCGCGTTTCCGCCAGCCAGCAAGTCTTAA
- a CDS encoding response regulator transcription factor: protein MRARILYIEDDPVYHVLVRGTLPGVDLLVVERIKEAERALLSSQFDAILVDIELPDGNGIDFIFKNISKGILKDIPIVFLTGEPSVSHKVTAFSLGADDFIMKPFEPLELRARLFSKIEKSRRDMAHSEIRRVGDLTIDFAKCKVFLDKGEAKEDLQLTLIETRILDLLSRRQEIVFSREKILDIVWPGTSITDRTVDSHIANLRRKTKGSRVRLVTIKGVGYSIVVQPKQT from the coding sequence ATGCGTGCCCGAATATTATATATCGAGGATGACCCTGTTTATCATGTGCTCGTTCGGGGCACTCTGCCTGGCGTTGATCTTTTGGTGGTAGAGAGAATTAAGGAGGCAGAAAGGGCATTACTTTCTTCCCAATTCGATGCCATTCTCGTAGATATTGAGTTGCCGGATGGAAACGGGATTGATTTTATTTTCAAGAATATCTCCAAGGGAATATTAAAAGATATTCCTATTGTTTTTCTCACGGGAGAGCCCTCTGTTTCTCACAAAGTTACGGCATTTAGCCTGGGAGCCGACGACTTTATTATGAAGCCATTTGAACCGCTTGAGCTCAGAGCAAGGCTTTTTTCAAAAATAGAAAAGAGCAGGAGAGACATGGCTCACAGTGAAATCCGGCGCGTTGGTGATCTGACAATTGATTTCGCTAAATGCAAAGTATTCCTAGATAAGGGGGAGGCAAAAGAGGATTTGCAATTGACTCTCATAGAAACGAGAATTCTAGATCTCTTGTCGAGAAGGCAAGAAATTGTGTTTAGTCGAGAGAAAATTCTGGATATTGTGTGGCCTGGGACCTCCATAACGGACAGAACCGTTGACAGCCATATTGCCAATCTCAGACGAAAAACCAAAGGATCAAGGGTCAGGCTGGTTACAATTAAGGGCGTTGGATATTCCATTGTGGTCCAGCCAAAACAGACTTAG
- a CDS encoding response regulator: MQQREDFSISTNPSTGSLEPQVSFVSPLRILIVEDDFTFEPIWEFIFSSLGVPVQYKWAISYTEAAKLMIHTLTQKPLFDIVISDIFLSGPESGLDLWKKFAKHFPKTFLLISRSEESKVRKHADHAEFAPTYIRKPLEPDSCIQILKEMIGKRSVAKKDSEA, encoded by the coding sequence ATGCAGCAAAGAGAAGATTTTTCAATATCGACAAATCCTTCGACGGGAAGCTTAGAGCCACAAGTAAGTTTTGTCTCACCCTTGAGGATTCTGATCGTCGAGGATGACTTTACCTTTGAGCCCATTTGGGAATTTATTTTTTCCTCACTTGGAGTCCCAGTTCAATACAAGTGGGCGATTAGCTATACCGAAGCTGCAAAGTTGATGATACACACTCTAACCCAGAAGCCATTATTTGATATTGTTATCTCAGACATTTTTTTGTCAGGCCCGGAGTCAGGCTTGGATCTTTGGAAAAAATTCGCAAAGCATTTTCCTAAAACCTTCCTGTTGATCTCTCGATCGGAAGAATCTAAGGTGCGGAAGCACGCGGATCATGCTGAATTTGCTCCGACTTATATCCGGAAGCCTTTAGAACCTGACTCTTGCATTCAGATTTTAAAGGAAATGATTGGAAAGAGATCAGTTGCCAAAAAGGATTCTGAAGCTTGA
- a CDS encoding response regulator: MNFKRRFFWKFVLFFGMGALALVSTKLQLEHSKTRQLISRRYGAQKKQTTLNSVVSELRTWEPLLSHSAPSKEISPSSLDFLKASTKKIDTYFETLNSLDSEGAEEKSLFHALRNEWIEKSLKIQSLQTIDSVAEINLTKIGFLIDHLNELNREVAEEVHPIILSESSFIESHIDWLFYGSLSLTLLSGLFLVYDHKSMRRVLLSLKKSQDEAVRSSNLKTQFLATISHEIRTPLNGIVALSDLLIKRQAEKPDPQFLQTISDSGKTLMRIVDDILEFSKYESGLVDIKYKNFELKNLIDGILGGLNPKAEAKGIYLVSKFRQGLPVRVIGDKERLSQILFNIIGNAIKFTSTGGVILTVERLREDGEDFRFTIQDTGIGMTPDQTAKIFQPFVQFEKSGTSGEPGCGLGLCISQKLVQAMGGELKVFSKAQSGTEINFEIPLKLTRDRDAGPTASVVKKTKKITRETETRGQNYRDLILVAEDVKSNQIVISAILKELGFQSVIAKNGSEALSMVIQRGKSFAMILMDCQMPEMDGFEATKRIKKLGNHFIPVLAMTADVSAQNKIACMNSGMDEVIAKPISLEYMKARLDCYLGAEYKATLPIALESLSEKIGRVATGKVLKFYLESLREILSFEKIFDRYKDLTELTRLGHKLKSSSYTVGAIELGKAFEKLESCSDFDSAIGFFNDDIRPLIYKTYREMNSLSLRTEKKAINLSSYRNIESRATSHVRG; the protein is encoded by the coding sequence TTGAACTTTAAAAGGCGCTTTTTTTGGAAGTTTGTCTTGTTTTTTGGAATGGGTGCGCTCGCCCTGGTATCGACAAAATTGCAGTTGGAACACTCGAAGACCAGGCAATTAATCAGTAGAAGGTACGGGGCACAAAAGAAGCAAACAACATTGAACTCAGTCGTCTCCGAGTTGAGAACCTGGGAGCCACTCCTCAGTCATAGCGCTCCCTCTAAAGAGATATCTCCCTCTTCGTTGGATTTCTTGAAAGCTTCGACAAAAAAAATAGATACTTATTTTGAAACACTAAACTCATTAGATTCAGAAGGTGCGGAAGAGAAGTCCTTGTTTCATGCTCTCAGGAATGAATGGATCGAAAAGTCATTGAAGATTCAATCACTTCAAACTATTGACTCTGTAGCAGAAATTAACTTAACTAAAATTGGATTTTTAATCGATCATTTAAATGAACTAAATAGAGAAGTTGCTGAGGAGGTCCATCCAATCATCCTCTCTGAGTCTTCGTTTATTGAAAGTCACATCGACTGGCTTTTCTATGGCTCTTTGTCTTTGACCCTCCTTTCAGGTCTCTTTCTTGTTTATGACCACAAATCGATGCGCAGAGTTCTCCTTTCACTCAAAAAATCTCAGGATGAGGCTGTGCGATCCTCGAATTTAAAAACCCAATTTCTCGCTACGATAAGCCATGAAATCAGAACTCCTCTTAACGGAATTGTTGCTTTGTCCGACCTCCTTATCAAGAGGCAAGCTGAAAAACCCGATCCGCAATTTCTCCAGACGATATCTGATTCCGGAAAAACTCTGATGAGAATTGTAGACGATATCCTGGAATTCTCCAAGTATGAGTCTGGCCTAGTTGACATCAAGTACAAGAATTTTGAATTAAAAAATCTCATCGACGGTATTTTAGGTGGACTAAATCCAAAAGCCGAAGCCAAGGGAATTTACTTGGTTTCTAAATTTAGGCAAGGATTGCCAGTAAGGGTAATCGGAGACAAGGAACGCTTATCTCAAATCTTATTCAATATCATTGGGAACGCGATTAAGTTTACAAGCACGGGCGGTGTCATCCTAACGGTAGAAAGACTCCGAGAAGATGGCGAGGATTTCAGATTTACAATCCAGGATACCGGCATTGGCATGACACCGGACCAAACTGCGAAGATCTTTCAACCTTTTGTTCAATTTGAGAAGTCCGGCACATCCGGGGAGCCTGGATGTGGACTCGGTCTCTGTATCAGCCAAAAGCTTGTTCAAGCTATGGGAGGCGAGCTCAAAGTCTTTTCCAAAGCTCAAAGTGGCACTGAGATAAATTTCGAAATTCCATTGAAACTGACGAGAGATAGAGATGCAGGTCCAACTGCTTCAGTAGTAAAGAAAACTAAAAAGATAACAAGAGAAACAGAGACACGAGGTCAGAATTATCGAGATCTAATTTTGGTTGCTGAAGATGTGAAGTCAAATCAAATTGTCATATCAGCTATTTTGAAGGAGTTGGGTTTTCAGTCCGTTATAGCCAAAAATGGAAGCGAGGCCCTTTCTATGGTTATTCAAAGAGGAAAGTCGTTTGCTATGATCCTTATGGATTGCCAAATGCCTGAAATGGATGGATTTGAAGCCACTAAAAGAATAAAGAAGCTTGGAAATCACTTTATTCCAGTGTTGGCAATGACTGCCGACGTGAGTGCTCAAAACAAGATCGCGTGTATGAATTCAGGAATGGATGAAGTGATTGCGAAGCCAATTTCTTTGGAATATATGAAGGCCCGATTAGATTGCTATTTGGGTGCTGAATATAAAGCGACGCTGCCAATCGCTCTGGAATCTCTCAGCGAAAAAATTGGGAGGGTGGCTACAGGTAAGGTTTTGAAATTCTATTTGGAAAGCCTCAGGGAGATTTTGTCTTTTGAAAAAATCTTTGATCGATACAAGGACCTGACTGAATTGACGCGGCTTGGTCACAAACTCAAGTCATCCTCATATACGGTCGGAGCCATCGAATTAGGGAAGGCCTTTGAAAAATTGGAATCCTGTAGTGATTTCGATTCGGCCATCGGATTTTTCAACGACGATATTCGACCACTCATTTACAAAACCTACAGAGAAATGAACTCGTTAAGCCTGAGAACTGAAAAGAAAGCAATCAATCTGAGCTCCTACAGAAATATTGAATCACGGGCCACCAGCCATGTTCGAGGATAG